In Pollutimonas sp. M17, a single genomic region encodes these proteins:
- a CDS encoding gamma carbonic anhydrase family protein yields MTCYKLGDLAPHIDDSAFIAAEATIIGQATLSANTSVWPGAVIRADNEPIVVGQGSNIQESAVLHVDPGCPLTIGQGVTIGHQAMLHGCTVHDGALIGIQAVILNNAVIGKNCLVGAGAVVTEGKSFPERSLILGAPAKVVRELSDDEVANLKKNAQGYADRATQYKTGLQPL; encoded by the coding sequence ATGACCTGTTATAAACTGGGCGACCTTGCCCCCCATATCGACGACAGCGCCTTTATCGCCGCCGAGGCCACCATCATTGGCCAGGCCACCCTGTCGGCCAACACCAGCGTATGGCCGGGCGCCGTCATCCGTGCCGACAATGAGCCCATTGTCGTCGGACAGGGCTCCAATATCCAGGAATCCGCCGTGCTGCACGTCGATCCGGGCTGCCCGCTGACCATAGGGCAGGGGGTGACGATAGGGCACCAGGCCATGCTGCATGGCTGCACCGTGCACGACGGGGCGCTCATCGGCATCCAGGCGGTGATCCTGAACAACGCGGTCATCGGCAAGAATTGCCTGGTGGGCGCCGGCGCGGTGGTTACCGAAGGCAAGTCCTTTCCCGAGCGCTCGCTGATACTGGGGGCGCCCGCCAAAGTGGTGCGCGAACTCAGCGACGATGAAGTCGCGAATCTGAAGAAAAACGCCCAGGGCTATGCCGATCGCGCCACGCAATATAAAACCGGCTTGCAGCCGCTGTAG
- the waaC gene encoding lipopolysaccharide heptosyltransferase I produces the protein MSKKILIVRTSSLGDLVHMLPAISDIAMHVPDAQIDWIVEESFAEIPAWHSAVNEVIPVAHRRWRKHWWSAETRAARAALRRNLDARQYDVVLDMQALMKSVWLLRQTHGLRHGLDRKSAREPLASFFYDVKHRVEFWQPAVTRQRELAAAAFGYTYGGEPDFGLDRITDGVSIQPYAVIMPSASRDDKLWPESDWQKVFDHLCAHGLDLKLLSGSPAETERARQLVEGNPRAQVLPRMSLTDVAGVLAGARIMVGLDSGLTHLSAGLGRPTIGIYKASTPVRTPLEGPGYTASLGERGNAPSAETVLSAVEQALASNEPAHVGLAGGAPD, from the coding sequence ATGAGCAAGAAGATCCTGATCGTTCGCACGTCCTCGCTGGGCGACCTGGTGCATATGCTGCCGGCTATCTCCGACATTGCAATGCATGTGCCGGATGCGCAAATCGATTGGATTGTCGAAGAAAGCTTTGCCGAGATTCCCGCCTGGCATTCGGCGGTGAACGAGGTCATCCCCGTTGCGCATCGGCGCTGGCGCAAGCATTGGTGGTCGGCGGAGACGCGCGCGGCGCGCGCCGCGCTGCGCCGGAACCTGGATGCGCGCCAGTACGATGTGGTGCTGGACATGCAGGCGCTGATGAAATCGGTGTGGCTGTTGAGGCAAACGCATGGGCTGCGCCACGGCCTGGACAGGAAGTCGGCGCGCGAGCCGCTTGCATCGTTCTTCTACGACGTAAAGCACAGGGTCGAGTTCTGGCAGCCCGCCGTGACCCGGCAGCGCGAACTGGCCGCCGCCGCCTTTGGCTATACCTATGGCGGCGAGCCCGATTTCGGCCTGGATCGCATCACCGATGGCGTCAGCATCCAGCCCTATGCCGTGATCATGCCGTCGGCCAGCCGGGACGACAAGCTCTGGCCTGAATCCGATTGGCAGAAGGTGTTCGACCATCTGTGCGCGCATGGCCTGGATCTGAAGCTGCTGTCGGGCAGTCCGGCCGAAACCGAAAGGGCGCGGCAGCTGGTTGAGGGTAATCCGCGCGCCCAGGTATTGCCTCGCATGAGCCTTACCGACGTGGCCGGGGTGCTGGCCGGCGCACGCATCATGGTGGGCCTGGACAGCGGCCTGACTCACTTGTCGGCTGGCCTGGGGCGTCCGACCATAGGCATCTACAAGGCATCCACGCCGGTGCGCACGCCCCTGGAAGGGCCTGGCTACACGGCCAGCCTGGGCGAACGCGGCAATGCGCCTTCGGCCGAGACCGTGCTGAGCGCGGTGGAGCAGGCATTGGCGTCCAACGAACCCGCCCATGTCGGGCTGGCCGGCGGCGCGCCGGACTGA
- a CDS encoding GntR family transcriptional regulator: protein MFITHTDRVRAELESQIVSGALPPGVTLDEAQLGQMFDVSRTPVREALLQLSAEGFVRIVPRAGIYVVQLSAGELAEMFETLAYAEGLCARLACQRITAAQLRKLGALQKKGRQAMADQDLDAFAQYNLEFHDYIHGCCGNRYLRSQILHIRKRTNPYRRQHDELSADWASQAWQEHQALFEALSRRDEDAAMMAAAGHINARTRSFQELAEASPEHLFFGSDARHTAVPSMMASAPRLDMAMQRWQ from the coding sequence ATGTTCATTACCCATACCGATCGCGTTCGCGCCGAGCTTGAAAGCCAGATAGTGTCAGGCGCCCTGCCGCCGGGCGTCACGCTGGACGAGGCGCAGCTGGGCCAGATGTTCGACGTGTCGCGCACGCCGGTGCGCGAAGCCTTGCTGCAGCTGTCGGCCGAAGGCTTCGTGCGCATCGTGCCGCGGGCCGGCATCTACGTCGTGCAGCTTTCCGCGGGCGAACTGGCTGAAATGTTCGAAACGCTGGCCTATGCCGAAGGCCTTTGCGCCCGGCTGGCCTGCCAGCGCATCACGGCCGCCCAACTGCGGAAGCTGGGCGCCTTGCAGAAAAAAGGGCGCCAGGCCATGGCGGATCAGGACCTGGATGCCTTCGCGCAGTACAACCTGGAATTCCACGATTACATACACGGATGCTGCGGCAATCGCTATCTGAGGTCGCAGATCCTGCACATTCGCAAGCGCACCAACCCTTATCGCCGGCAGCATGACGAATTGAGCGCCGACTGGGCGTCTCAAGCCTGGCAGGAGCACCAGGCTTTGTTCGAGGCACTGAGCAGGCGCGACGAGGATGCCGCCATGATGGCGGCCGCCGGCCATATCAACGCCCGGACACGCTCCTTCCAGGAATTGGCCGAAGCCTCGCCCGAGCATCTGTTTTTCGGTTCGGATGCGCGCCATACGGCCGTTCCCAGCATGATGGCATCCGCGCCGCGCCTGGACATGGCCATGCAGCGCTGGCAGTAG
- a CDS encoding DMT family transporter, translating into MGRANPVSASSHAWGATRPIAGIVVLVLSSWALSTLDASGKWVMGAGVPLLVLCWVRYVVHLLLVLGLVLPVRGTKVLRSVRPSAQIARGSVMLLATLSFFTTLHYLPQAEATAINFLAPLIMLALAPWVLKEPARLSRWVAAGVGFVGVLIIIRPDAGLDPVGTLFGLLTALLFAGQYIATRRVAADDPFTTLVWSGAVGSLCLTAILPFTLPSVWPLLAGLDGVQWLVLVSTGFWGALGHLLQIQAYRYAPASVLAPFIYLQIISAAALGWLIWGQFPDAFSWLGIAVICASGMTIAVLEWRSRKL; encoded by the coding sequence ATGGGCCGGGCCAATCCCGTATCTGCGTCCTCGCACGCCTGGGGCGCTACGCGTCCGATCGCGGGCATTGTTGTGCTGGTGCTGTCCTCGTGGGCGCTGTCGACGCTGGATGCCAGCGGCAAATGGGTCATGGGCGCCGGCGTGCCCTTGCTGGTGCTGTGCTGGGTGCGCTATGTGGTTCATTTGCTGCTGGTGCTGGGCCTGGTGCTGCCGGTGCGCGGCACGAAAGTCTTGCGCAGCGTGCGTCCCTCGGCGCAGATTGCGCGGGGCTCGGTCATGCTGCTGGCGACCTTGTCCTTTTTCACGACCTTGCACTACCTGCCGCAGGCCGAGGCCACCGCCATCAACTTCCTTGCGCCCCTGATCATGCTGGCGCTTGCGCCCTGGGTGCTGAAGGAACCGGCCCGTCTTTCGCGCTGGGTTGCGGCCGGCGTGGGTTTCGTCGGCGTGCTGATCATCATCCGCCCCGACGCCGGGCTGGATCCCGTGGGGACCTTGTTCGGATTGCTGACGGCTCTGCTCTTCGCGGGCCAGTACATTGCCACGCGGCGGGTGGCGGCCGACGACCCCTTCACGACGCTGGTCTGGAGCGGCGCGGTGGGCAGCCTGTGCCTGACGGCGATCCTGCCTTTCACTCTGCCTTCCGTCTGGCCGTTGCTGGCCGGGCTGGACGGCGTGCAATGGCTGGTATTGGTTTCCACCGGTTTCTGGGGGGCGCTGGGACACCTGCTGCAGATACAGGCCTACCGCTACGCGCCCGCGTCGGTGCTGGCGCCTTTCATCTACTTGCAGATCATCAGCGCGGCCGCTCTGGGCTGGCTGATATGGGGACAGTTTCCCGATGCCTTCAGCTGGCTGGGCATCGCTGTCATTTGCGCCAGCGGTATGACGATTGCCGTATTGGAATGGCGAAGCCGTAAATTATAA
- a CDS encoding biotin--[acetyl-CoA-carboxylase] ligase yields the protein MDTAPHPPLPSPCQLVDELRSTLPHFKQIQWLERTESTNADLLGMARASHGPQARPWLLGAHLQERGRGRAGRSWQNRPGANLMFSCAFDVFLAPQQLPTLSPLAGLAACEALRELIEPEHRGHLTMKWPNDVQWDSAKLAGILVEVTRAGASRLSPDHYVVIIGMGLNLDDARSLSLSLNRRVADWSEIARRDTRAATVSAAGLVAHVAQAWYTSLNEATAYGFDALPLRYAKVDSLAGQHINVLDDGRIAQAGIACGINRLGQLLLRTPQGEQSISIGEVSVRPRQEYAP from the coding sequence ATGGACACCGCCCCCCACCCTCCTCTTCCTTCCCCCTGTCAGCTCGTGGACGAACTGCGTTCCACCTTGCCGCATTTCAAGCAGATCCAATGGCTGGAGCGCACCGAATCGACCAACGCCGATCTGCTGGGCATGGCGCGCGCCAGCCATGGCCCGCAGGCGCGGCCCTGGCTGCTGGGCGCCCATTTGCAGGAACGCGGCCGCGGGCGCGCGGGACGCAGCTGGCAGAACCGGCCGGGGGCCAACCTGATGTTCTCCTGCGCATTCGATGTGTTTCTTGCGCCGCAGCAACTGCCTACCTTGTCGCCCCTGGCGGGATTGGCCGCCTGCGAAGCGCTGCGCGAACTGATCGAACCTGAACACCGCGGCCACCTGACCATGAAGTGGCCCAACGACGTGCAGTGGGATTCCGCCAAGCTGGCCGGAATACTGGTGGAGGTCACGCGCGCCGGCGCCTCGCGCCTGTCACCCGATCACTACGTGGTCATCATCGGCATGGGCCTGAACCTGGACGATGCACGCTCGCTCAGCCTGTCGCTGAACCGCAGAGTGGCGGACTGGTCCGAGATCGCCCGGCGCGACACGCGGGCAGCCACGGTTTCGGCGGCGGGCCTGGTCGCGCATGTGGCCCAGGCCTGGTACACCAGCCTGAACGAGGCCACCGCCTACGGCTTCGATGCCCTGCCCTTGCGCTATGCCAAGGTCGATTCCCTGGCGGGCCAGCACATCAACGTGCTGGATGACGGACGCATCGCGCAGGCCGGCATTGCCTGCGGCATAAATCGCCTTGGCCAGTTGCTGCTACGCACGCCGCAGGGTGAACAATCGATATCCATTGGCGAGGTATCCGTGCGCCCCCGCCAGGAATATGCGCCATGA
- the galU gene encoding UTP--glucose-1-phosphate uridylyltransferase GalU codes for MKPIRKAVFPVAGLGTRFLPATKAMPKEMLPIVDKPLIQYAVEEAIAAGITDLIFITGRNKRAIEDHFDNVPELEAELAAKNKHELLEIVRNVLPSNVNCIYTRQPAPLGLGHAVLCAAPIVGNEPFVVLLADDLIDAKVSVTQQLAEAAHRHNGSVIAIQDIDRNHTDKYGIISGESVDEKNTRLSGIVEKPAPATAPSTLAVVGRYVLEPEIFEHLRKTQAGVGGEIQLTDGIASLLAARPVFGLQYEGTRYDCGSKAGFFNATLELGRKYHGL; via the coding sequence ATGAAGCCTATTCGAAAAGCAGTATTTCCCGTCGCGGGCCTGGGCACGCGTTTCCTTCCCGCCACCAAGGCCATGCCCAAGGAAATGCTGCCCATCGTAGACAAGCCTCTTATCCAGTATGCCGTTGAAGAAGCCATCGCCGCCGGCATTACCGACCTGATCTTCATTACGGGGCGCAACAAGCGCGCCATCGAAGACCACTTCGACAACGTGCCGGAGCTGGAGGCCGAACTGGCCGCCAAGAACAAGCACGAACTGCTGGAAATCGTGCGCAATGTTCTGCCCTCGAATGTAAATTGCATCTACACGCGCCAGCCCGCTCCGCTGGGGCTGGGCCACGCTGTGCTGTGCGCCGCACCCATCGTCGGCAACGAGCCCTTCGTGGTGCTGCTGGCCGACGACCTGATCGACGCCAAGGTCTCCGTCACCCAGCAACTGGCCGAAGCGGCGCATCGCCACAACGGCAGCGTCATCGCCATCCAGGACATAGACCGCAACCACACCGACAAATACGGGATCATCTCCGGCGAGTCCGTCGACGAAAAAAATACCCGCTTGTCGGGCATTGTCGAAAAGCCCGCTCCGGCGACCGCGCCCTCGACCCTGGCCGTGGTGGGACGCTACGTGCTGGAACCCGAGATCTTCGAGCACCTGCGCAAGACGCAGGCCGGCGTGGGCGGCGAAATCCAGCTGACCGACGGCATCGCCAGCCTGCTGGCGGCCCGGCCGGTATTCGGCCTTCAGTATGAGGGCACCCGCTATGACTGCGGCAGCAAGGCGGGTTTCTTCAACGCCACCCTGGAGCTGGGCCGCAAATACCACGGGCTGTAG
- a CDS encoding D-alanyl-D-alanine carboxypeptidase family protein codes for MTFQKFRFRFSHLSLCAAGLALVLAPALSPAQNTAPAAGMTPSAPAGITAVGELATVPAPSLTAKAWLTLDANSGQIIASQNPDESVEPASLTKLMSAYLVFEALESKRLTLDQPVTVSEKAWRTEGSRMFIKPGSQVTVDELLQGVIVQSGNDATVALAEAVAGSEDAFAALMNQEAAKQGLRDTHFVNSTGLPDPAHLTTVRDLAIMSKNLVTRFPQYLHYYSQKEYTYNKIKQNNRNRLLWTDPTVDGLKTGHTQSAGYCLVATALRDGRRVVSVIVGAASDSARSENSLKLLNWSFQNFDTIKLFDNDKPAVNARVWEGQSETVGLGTPTATWVTVPRGKGPQVKPVAQYTQPLIAPLKAGAKVGTVSLSLDGKLLRQDPLFVLNDVPEAGFFGRIYDKVRLLFQ; via the coding sequence ATGACATTCCAAAAATTCCGCTTCAGGTTTTCCCATCTTTCCTTGTGCGCCGCGGGCCTGGCGCTGGTTCTGGCCCCGGCTCTGAGTCCGGCCCAGAACACTGCCCCCGCCGCGGGCATGACGCCTTCGGCTCCCGCCGGCATCACGGCGGTGGGCGAGCTGGCCACCGTGCCGGCGCCCAGCCTGACCGCCAAGGCATGGCTGACCCTGGATGCGAACAGCGGCCAGATCATCGCATCGCAGAATCCCGATGAAAGCGTCGAGCCGGCTTCCCTGACCAAGCTGATGTCGGCCTATCTGGTTTTCGAGGCCCTGGAAAGCAAGCGCCTGACGCTGGATCAGCCGGTGACCGTTTCCGAAAAAGCCTGGAGGACCGAAGGTTCGCGCATGTTCATCAAGCCCGGCAGCCAGGTGACGGTCGATGAACTGCTGCAGGGCGTCATCGTGCAATCGGGCAATGACGCCACGGTGGCGCTGGCCGAGGCGGTGGCGGGCAGCGAAGACGCCTTCGCCGCGCTGATGAACCAGGAAGCGGCCAAGCAGGGCTTGCGCGATACCCATTTCGTCAATTCCACGGGCCTGCCCGATCCCGCCCACCTGACCACCGTGCGCGACCTGGCCATCATGTCCAAGAACCTGGTCACCCGGTTCCCGCAGTACCTGCACTACTATAGCCAGAAGGAATACACCTACAACAAGATCAAGCAGAATAACCGCAACCGCCTGCTCTGGACCGATCCCACGGTCGACGGCCTGAAAACCGGACACACGCAGTCGGCGGGTTATTGCCTGGTCGCGACCGCGCTGCGCGATGGCCGCCGCGTGGTGTCGGTCATCGTTGGCGCGGCCAGCGATTCGGCCCGCAGCGAGAACAGCCTCAAGCTCTTGAACTGGAGCTTCCAGAACTTCGATACCATCAAGCTGTTCGACAACGACAAGCCGGCCGTCAATGCGCGCGTATGGGAAGGCCAGTCTGAAACCGTCGGCCTGGGTACGCCCACCGCCACCTGGGTGACCGTGCCGCGCGGCAAGGGCCCGCAGGTCAAGCCCGTGGCCCAGTACACCCAGCCGCTGATCGCGCCGCTGAAGGCGGGCGCCAAGGTGGGCACGGTGTCCCTGTCGCTCGACGGCAAGCTGCTCAGGCAGGATCCGCTGTTTGTTTTGAACGATGTGCCGGAAGCCGGTTTTTTTGGGCGCATCTACGACAAGGTCCGCTTGTTGTTTCAATAA
- a CDS encoding acyl-CoA thioesterase, with the protein MDRPQPRPRGDFRLFLPIGTRWMDNDVYGHINNVTYYSFFDTAVNRYLMDSGVLDIARSQVIGLVVETGCHYFASLAFPDDIEAGIRLARMGNTSVRYEVGIFKKGAELTAAHGHFVHVYVDQASRRPVPLPGELRRALEKIA; encoded by the coding sequence ATGGACAGACCCCAGCCGCGGCCACGCGGCGACTTCAGGCTTTTCCTGCCCATCGGCACGCGCTGGATGGACAACGACGTGTATGGCCACATCAATAATGTGACCTATTACTCGTTTTTCGACACCGCGGTGAACCGGTATCTGATGGACAGCGGCGTGCTCGATATTGCGCGCAGCCAGGTCATCGGGCTCGTCGTGGAGACCGGCTGCCATTATTTTGCGTCCCTGGCCTTTCCCGACGATATCGAGGCGGGCATCCGCCTGGCGCGCATGGGCAACACCAGCGTGCGCTATGAAGTCGGCATCTTCAAGAAGGGCGCGGAACTGACCGCCGCCCACGGCCATTTCGTGCATGTCTATGTGGACCAGGCTTCAAGGCGCCCTGTGCCGCTGCCCGGCGAATTGCGGCGGGCGCTGGAAAAGATCGCCTGA
- a CDS encoding D-amino acid aminotransferase, with protein MIPDVDNDSIVYLNGQYVRLGDATISVLDRGFIFGDGIYDVVPAYNGKPFRMDGHLARLERSLAAIGIKVDFQRSDWEALVQDMLKRSGLSDCMVYLQVTRGVAKRDHAFPANTAPTVFCMVSPFKRPDAKAREQGLSAVGIPDIRWLRCEIKSVSLLGNVLAKQHAVDAGVDEVLQFRDGFLSEGSSCNIWVAKDGVLLAPPRSNLILEGIRYGFVEELADQAGIAFNARPVSQQEVDAADELMLSSATKELLPITTYNGKPVGGGKPGPIYAALRAGYDKAIAAL; from the coding sequence ATGATTCCCGATGTCGATAACGACAGTATTGTGTATCTGAACGGCCAGTATGTCCGTCTGGGCGATGCCACCATTTCCGTGCTCGATCGCGGCTTTATCTTCGGCGACGGCATATACGACGTGGTGCCGGCCTATAACGGCAAGCCCTTCCGCATGGACGGCCACCTGGCGCGGCTCGAGCGCAGCCTGGCCGCCATCGGCATCAAGGTGGATTTTCAGCGCAGCGACTGGGAAGCGCTGGTCCAGGACATGCTCAAGCGGTCGGGCCTGAGCGATTGCATGGTGTATTTGCAGGTCACCCGCGGTGTGGCCAAGCGCGATCACGCTTTTCCGGCCAACACCGCTCCCACCGTTTTTTGCATGGTTTCGCCTTTCAAGCGTCCCGATGCCAAGGCGCGAGAACAGGGTCTGTCCGCCGTGGGTATACCCGACATCCGCTGGCTGCGCTGCGAAATCAAGTCGGTCTCGCTGCTGGGCAACGTCCTGGCCAAGCAGCATGCGGTCGATGCCGGGGTCGATGAGGTCCTGCAATTTCGCGATGGTTTCCTGTCGGAAGGGTCTTCGTGCAACATCTGGGTCGCCAAGGACGGCGTGCTGCTGGCGCCCCCGCGCAGCAACCTCATCCTGGAAGGCATACGCTATGGCTTCGTGGAAGAACTGGCCGACCAGGCGGGCATTGCCTTCAATGCGCGGCCTGTTTCGCAGCAGGAGGTCGATGCCGCCGACGAACTGATGCTGTCGTCGGCCACCAAAGAGCTCCTGCCCATCACCACATACAATGGCAAGCCGGTGGGCGGCGGCAAACCCGGCCCCATCTATGCCGCGCTGCGCGCCGGCTACGACAAAGCCATTGCGGCGCTTTAA
- a CDS encoding DUF493 family protein: MKEIPPEQSLIEYPSDFPIKVMGRAHPDFAQTLTNIVLQFDPHFDPATVEMRPSKGGKYIGLTFTVRATSREQLDDLYRALHAHHMVSIVI, translated from the coding sequence ATGAAAGAAATCCCGCCCGAACAGTCCCTTATCGAATACCCCAGCGACTTTCCCATCAAGGTCATGGGCAGGGCGCATCCGGACTTCGCCCAGACGCTGACCAATATCGTGCTGCAGTTCGATCCGCACTTCGACCCCGCCACGGTCGAGATGCGGCCCAGCAAGGGCGGGAAGTACATCGGACTTACCTTCACGGTGCGCGCGACCTCGCGCGAGCAGCTGGACGACCTGTACCGCGCCCTGCATGCCCACCACATGGTGTCCATCGTCATATAG
- a CDS encoding type III pantothenate kinase — protein MIVLIDAGNTRLKLGWIDPETAVRESHPLAIRHHDLHQIAAWLDHLAPAPRAALGVNVAGKALADALDELFRRRYGYAISWISGQAQAAGVRNAYDTPSQLGPDRWVSMIGLARHAHDGPQLLASFGTATTLDTLGPDPTGHAGGLVFHGGLILPGPALMRSSLASGTANLPEANAAPAAYPTHTQQAIGSGIAAAQAGALLRQWREGLERFGQAPRVYSTGGAWPQVEEEVQRGLARAQSDLNLPRQAAQWLPSPALDGLARLALSDAE, from the coding sequence ATGATCGTACTGATCGATGCCGGCAACACACGACTGAAGCTGGGCTGGATAGACCCCGAAACCGCCGTGCGCGAAAGCCACCCCCTGGCCATCCGGCACCACGACCTGCATCAGATTGCCGCCTGGCTGGATCACCTGGCGCCCGCTCCCCGGGCGGCGCTGGGTGTCAACGTCGCCGGCAAGGCGCTCGCCGATGCGCTGGATGAATTGTTCCGGCGCCGCTACGGTTATGCCATATCATGGATAAGCGGCCAGGCGCAGGCCGCGGGAGTGCGCAATGCCTACGATACGCCGTCCCAGTTGGGACCCGACCGCTGGGTATCCATGATAGGCCTGGCCCGCCATGCACATGACGGACCGCAGCTGCTGGCCAGTTTCGGCACCGCCACCACCCTGGACACGCTGGGCCCCGATCCAACGGGGCACGCCGGCGGCCTGGTGTTCCACGGCGGCCTGATTCTGCCTGGACCGGCGCTCATGCGCAGTTCGCTCGCCAGCGGAACAGCCAATCTGCCCGAGGCGAACGCGGCGCCGGCCGCCTATCCCACCCATACGCAGCAGGCCATAGGCAGCGGCATCGCCGCCGCCCAGGCCGGTGCGCTGCTGCGCCAATGGCGCGAAGGACTGGAACGGTTCGGCCAGGCGCCGCGCGTGTATAGCACGGGCGGCGCCTGGCCGCAGGTCGAAGAAGAAGTGCAGCGCGGCCTGGCCAGGGCGCAAAGCGACCTGAATCTGCCCCGGCAAGCCGCGCAGTGGCTGCCATCGCCGGCGCTGGATGGCTTGGCGCGGCTGGCGCTCAGCGACGCTGAATAA
- a CDS encoding 3-deoxy-D-manno-octulosonic acid transferase, translated as MNRFFYTALIRLLSPALLGWMALRARRAGGDWEVCSGPRFGHYPQYSPLGKPVWVHAVSLGETRAAQPLIQALLDQGESVLLTHMTVTGRLEGQRAFASAIAQGRLAQQWLPYDFPGSVRRFMNHYRPRAGILIEREVWPNLLAAARRFQVPMMLVSARFSDHALRQSLRIGSVMREAYGQFDAVYAQTLHDAQRLEQAGAVAVRVSGNFKFDVSLPAEKIQRGRDFSPGLGRKVIVIASTREGEDELFIRAIGKQLKRARGQGRNLSERVLFCLIPRHPERFDEAARELADAGLSYVRRSQLIEAGDCSSKALQACADAAVLLGDTLGEMPWYYAVGQVAIVAGSFQPLGGQNLIEACAVGVPVLVGPHTRNFEQAVVDALDEGAALRVHDADAALQTALQLLDDAQRLGRMGEAGAHWVQKHRGAVARVVAGLNEIKK; from the coding sequence TTGAATCGTTTTTTCTATACAGCGCTTATCCGGCTATTGTCCCCGGCCCTTTTGGGCTGGATGGCCTTGCGCGCGCGGCGCGCCGGCGGCGACTGGGAGGTCTGCTCGGGCCCGCGCTTTGGCCATTACCCGCAGTACAGCCCATTGGGCAAGCCCGTATGGGTGCATGCGGTCAGCCTGGGCGAAACCCGCGCCGCCCAGCCTTTGATCCAGGCCTTGCTGGATCAGGGCGAGAGCGTATTGCTGACGCACATGACGGTCACCGGACGGCTGGAAGGCCAGCGCGCTTTTGCGTCGGCCATCGCCCAGGGCCGCCTGGCGCAGCAGTGGCTGCCCTACGACTTCCCTGGAAGCGTGCGCCGGTTCATGAACCACTACCGGCCCCGGGCCGGCATTCTGATCGAGCGCGAGGTATGGCCCAACCTGCTTGCGGCCGCGCGGCGCTTCCAGGTTCCCATGATGTTGGTCAGCGCGCGCTTTTCCGATCATGCGCTGCGCCAGAGCTTGCGGATCGGCAGCGTGATGCGTGAAGCCTATGGCCAGTTCGACGCCGTATACGCCCAGACCCTGCACGACGCCCAGCGCCTGGAACAGGCGGGCGCGGTGGCGGTGCGGGTGTCGGGCAATTTCAAGTTCGATGTATCGCTGCCGGCCGAGAAGATACAGCGTGGGCGCGATTTTTCCCCCGGCCTGGGCCGCAAGGTGATTGTCATTGCCAGTACCCGTGAAGGGGAAGACGAACTCTTCATACGCGCGATCGGCAAGCAACTCAAACGTGCGCGCGGCCAGGGGCGCAATCTGTCGGAGCGGGTCCTGTTCTGCCTGATTCCCCGCCATCCCGAGCGTTTCGACGAGGCGGCGCGTGAATTGGCCGACGCCGGCCTGTCATACGTCAGGCGTTCGCAACTGATCGAGGCGGGTGATTGCAGTTCGAAGGCGCTGCAGGCTTGCGCCGACGCGGCCGTCCTGCTGGGCGACACCTTGGGGGAAATGCCCTGGTATTACGCCGTGGGCCAAGTTGCGATCGTGGCCGGCAGCTTCCAGCCTCTGGGCGGCCAGAACCTGATCGAGGCGTGCGCGGTGGGCGTCCCGGTGCTGGTGGGGCCGCATACGCGCAATTTTGAACAGGCGGTGGTCGACGCCCTTGACGAGGGAGCGGCATTGCGGGTGCACGATGCCGACGCGGCTTTGCAGACGGCATTGCAATTGCTGGACGATGCGCAACGCCTGGGCCGCATGGGCGAAGCGGGCGCTCATTGGGTACAGAAGCACCGCGGAGCAGTGGCCCGCGTGGTCGCGGGCCTCAACGAGATCAAAAAATAA
- a CDS encoding alpha/beta hydrolase, whose translation MLARTEKIAFQGMVGTIDCVLDLPMEAPAGWALVLHPHPLHGGARDNKIVTTIARACVQHGLAALRPNFRGVGESAGEFDAAVGETADMIQLVQQFKQAYPEAAAGKWVLAGFSFGTSVAAQLYSELAEQSQPVPDALLLVGSAVERFKFRDIAIPDDTFLAHGESDEVVPLAEAMDFARGRGLPMVVIPEASHFFHGKLVVLKQLLLQRLASL comes from the coding sequence ATGCTTGCTCGCACCGAAAAGATAGCGTTTCAGGGCATGGTCGGGACCATCGACTGCGTACTGGACCTGCCCATGGAGGCGCCTGCCGGCTGGGCGCTGGTGCTGCATCCCCATCCCCTGCATGGCGGGGCGCGGGACAACAAGATCGTGACCACCATCGCGCGGGCCTGCGTGCAGCATGGCCTGGCGGCGCTGCGTCCCAATTTTCGCGGCGTGGGCGAATCGGCGGGCGAGTTCGACGCGGCGGTCGGCGAAACCGCCGATATGATCCAGCTGGTGCAGCAGTTCAAGCAGGCCTATCCGGAAGCGGCCGCCGGCAAGTGGGTATTGGCGGGGTTTTCCTTCGGCACCTCGGTGGCCGCGCAGCTGTATTCGGAACTGGCCGAGCAGTCGCAGCCGGTGCCGGATGCTTTATTATTGGTGGGCTCGGCGGTCGAGCGTTTCAAGTTTCGCGATATCGCCATTCCCGACGACACCTTCCTGGCGCATGGCGAGTCCGACGAAGTGGTGCCCCTGGCCGAGGCCATGGATTTTGCGCGCGGCCGCGGCCTGCCCATGGTGGTGATTCCCGAGGCCAGCCATTTTTTCCATGGCAAACTGGTGGTGCTCAAGCAACTGCTGCTGCAGCGCCTGGCATCGCTCTGA